A window of Odocoileus virginianus isolate 20LAN1187 ecotype Illinois chromosome 22, Ovbor_1.2, whole genome shotgun sequence contains these coding sequences:
- the ZBTB7C gene encoding zinc finger and BTB domain-containing protein 7C isoform X2: protein MQGAAAKTGGSLLCPLSPKEPGGHWSGKRAPAENMANGIDELIGIPFPNHSSEVLCSLNEQRHDGLLCDVLLVVQEQEYRTHRSVLAACSKYFKKLFTAGTSASQPYVYEIDFVQPEALAAILEFAYTSTLTITASNVKHILNAARMLEIQCIVNVCLEIMEPGGDKEDDDDDEEDDDEDEEEEEEEEEDDDDDTEDFADQENLPDPQDISCHQSPSKSDHLSEKAYSDTPRDFPDSFQAGSPGHLGVIRDFSIESLLRENLYPKASLPDRRPSLSPFAPDFFPHLWPGDFGAFAQLPEQPMDSGPLDLVIKNRKIKEEEKEELPPPPAPPFPNDFFKDMFPDLPGGPLGPIKAENDYGAYLNFLSATHLGGLFPPWPLVEERKLKPKASQQCPICHKVIMGAGKLPRHMRTHTGEKPYMCNICEVRFTRQDKLKIHMRKHTGERPYLCIHCNAKFVHNYDLKNHMRIHTGVRPYQCEFCYKSFTRSDHLHRHIKRQSCRMARPRRGRKPAAWRAASLLFGPGGPAPEKAAFVMPPALGDVGGHLGGAAMCLPGPSPTKHFLAAPKGALSLQELERQFEETQMKLFGRAQLEAERNAGGLLAFALAENVAAARPYFPLPDPWAAGLAGLPGLAGLNHVASMSEANN from the exons GGCTCCGGCTGAGAACATGGCCAATGGCATTGACGAGCTGATCGGCATTCCCTTCCCCAACCACAGCAGCGAGGTCCTCTGCAGCCTAAACGAGCAGCGGCATGACGGGCTGCTGTGCGACGTGCTGCTGGTGGTGCAGGAGCAGGAATACCGCACCCACCGCTCAGTCCTGGCCGCCTGCAGCAAGTATTTCAAGAAGCTCTTCACGGCCGGCACCTCAGCCAGCCAGCCCTACGTCTACGAGATCGACTTCGTCCAGCCCGAGGCCCTGGCCGCCATCCTGGAGTTCGCCTACACCTCCACGCTCACCATCACCGCCTCCAACGTCAAGCACATCCTCAACGCCGCCAGGATGCTGGAGATCCAGTGCATCGTGAACGTGTGCCTGGAGATCATGGAGCCCGGGGGGGACAAGGAGGACGACGATGACGACGAGGAGGACGATGATGAGGacgaagaggaggaagaggaggaagaggaggacgaCGACGATGACACGGAGGATTTTGCTGATCAAGAAAACTTGCCTGACCCCCAGGACATCAGTTGCCACCAAAGCCCTTCCAAGTCGGACCACCTCTCGGAGAAGGCCTATTCGGACACTCCCAGGGACTTCCCCGACTCCTTCCAGGCCGGCAGCCCAGGCCACCTGGGCGTGATCCGGGACTTCTCCATCGAATCTCTGCTGAGGGAGAACTTGTACCCCAAAGCCAGCCTCCCCGACAGGAGACCCTCCTTATCTCCATTCGCCCCGGACTTCTTTCCACACCTCTGGCCAGGGGACTTCGGTGCCTTTGCCCAACTGCCGGAGCAGCCCATGGACAGTGGGCCCCTGGACCTGGTCATCAAGAACCGCAAGatcaaggaggaggagaaggaggagctgcccccacccccagcgccgCCCTTCCCCAACGACTTCTTCAAGGACATGTTCCCGGATCTTCCCGGGGGGCCGCTGGGCCCCATCAAGGCCGAGAATGACTACGGTGCCTATCTCAACTTCCTGAGCGCCACCCACCTGGGGGGCCTCTTCCCGCCCTGGCCGCTGGTGGAGGAGCGCAAGCTGAAGCCCAAGGCCTCTCAGCAGTGCCCCATCTGCCACAAAGTCATCATGGGGGCGGGGAAGCTGCCGCGGCACATGAGGACCCACACCGGGGAGAAGCCATACATGTGCAACATCTGCGAGGTCCGCTTCACCAG GCAGGACAAGCTGAAGATCCACATGAGGAAGCACACGGGGGAGCGGCCCTATCTGTGCATCCACTGCAACGCCAAGTTCGTGCATAACTACGACCTCAAGAACCACATGCGCATCCACACGGGCGTGAGGCCCTACCAGTGCGAGTTCTGCTACAAGAGCTTCACGCGCTCCGACCACCTGCACCGCCACATCAAGCGCCAGAGCTGCCGCATGGCCCGGCCCCGGCGCGGCCGCAAGCCCGCGGCCTGGAGGGCCGCCAGCCTGCTCTTCGGGCCCGGCGGCCCGGCCCCGGAGAAAGCGGCCTTCGTGATGCCCCCCGCGCTGGGCGACGTGGGCGGCCACCTGGGCGGAGCCGCCATGTGCCTCCCGGGCCCCAGCCCCACCAAGCACTTCCTGGCCGCGCCCAAGGGCGCGCTGAGCCTGCAGGAGCTGGAGCGGCAGTTCGAGGAGACGCAGATGAAGCTGTTCGGGCGCGCCCAGCTCGAGGCCGAGCGGAACGCGGGGGGCCTCCTGGCCTTCGCGCTGGCCGAGAACGTGGCCGCCGCGCGGCCCTACTTCCCGCTGCCCGACCCCTGGGCCGCGGGCCTGGCCGGCCTCCCTGGGCTTGCCGGCCTCAACCACGTGGCCTCTATGTCTGAGGCCAACAACTAG
- the ZBTB7C gene encoding zinc finger and BTB domain-containing protein 7C isoform X1: MTTSRRLRQAPLSCAAAWIPSPGPWRRSGHDPGTSGVPGAARAPAENMANGIDELIGIPFPNHSSEVLCSLNEQRHDGLLCDVLLVVQEQEYRTHRSVLAACSKYFKKLFTAGTSASQPYVYEIDFVQPEALAAILEFAYTSTLTITASNVKHILNAARMLEIQCIVNVCLEIMEPGGDKEDDDDDEEDDDEDEEEEEEEEEDDDDDTEDFADQENLPDPQDISCHQSPSKSDHLSEKAYSDTPRDFPDSFQAGSPGHLGVIRDFSIESLLRENLYPKASLPDRRPSLSPFAPDFFPHLWPGDFGAFAQLPEQPMDSGPLDLVIKNRKIKEEEKEELPPPPAPPFPNDFFKDMFPDLPGGPLGPIKAENDYGAYLNFLSATHLGGLFPPWPLVEERKLKPKASQQCPICHKVIMGAGKLPRHMRTHTGEKPYMCNICEVRFTRQDKLKIHMRKHTGERPYLCIHCNAKFVHNYDLKNHMRIHTGVRPYQCEFCYKSFTRSDHLHRHIKRQSCRMARPRRGRKPAAWRAASLLFGPGGPAPEKAAFVMPPALGDVGGHLGGAAMCLPGPSPTKHFLAAPKGALSLQELERQFEETQMKLFGRAQLEAERNAGGLLAFALAENVAAARPYFPLPDPWAAGLAGLPGLAGLNHVASMSEANN, encoded by the exons GGCTCCGGCTGAGAACATGGCCAATGGCATTGACGAGCTGATCGGCATTCCCTTCCCCAACCACAGCAGCGAGGTCCTCTGCAGCCTAAACGAGCAGCGGCATGACGGGCTGCTGTGCGACGTGCTGCTGGTGGTGCAGGAGCAGGAATACCGCACCCACCGCTCAGTCCTGGCCGCCTGCAGCAAGTATTTCAAGAAGCTCTTCACGGCCGGCACCTCAGCCAGCCAGCCCTACGTCTACGAGATCGACTTCGTCCAGCCCGAGGCCCTGGCCGCCATCCTGGAGTTCGCCTACACCTCCACGCTCACCATCACCGCCTCCAACGTCAAGCACATCCTCAACGCCGCCAGGATGCTGGAGATCCAGTGCATCGTGAACGTGTGCCTGGAGATCATGGAGCCCGGGGGGGACAAGGAGGACGACGATGACGACGAGGAGGACGATGATGAGGacgaagaggaggaagaggaggaagaggaggacgaCGACGATGACACGGAGGATTTTGCTGATCAAGAAAACTTGCCTGACCCCCAGGACATCAGTTGCCACCAAAGCCCTTCCAAGTCGGACCACCTCTCGGAGAAGGCCTATTCGGACACTCCCAGGGACTTCCCCGACTCCTTCCAGGCCGGCAGCCCAGGCCACCTGGGCGTGATCCGGGACTTCTCCATCGAATCTCTGCTGAGGGAGAACTTGTACCCCAAAGCCAGCCTCCCCGACAGGAGACCCTCCTTATCTCCATTCGCCCCGGACTTCTTTCCACACCTCTGGCCAGGGGACTTCGGTGCCTTTGCCCAACTGCCGGAGCAGCCCATGGACAGTGGGCCCCTGGACCTGGTCATCAAGAACCGCAAGatcaaggaggaggagaaggaggagctgcccccacccccagcgccgCCCTTCCCCAACGACTTCTTCAAGGACATGTTCCCGGATCTTCCCGGGGGGCCGCTGGGCCCCATCAAGGCCGAGAATGACTACGGTGCCTATCTCAACTTCCTGAGCGCCACCCACCTGGGGGGCCTCTTCCCGCCCTGGCCGCTGGTGGAGGAGCGCAAGCTGAAGCCCAAGGCCTCTCAGCAGTGCCCCATCTGCCACAAAGTCATCATGGGGGCGGGGAAGCTGCCGCGGCACATGAGGACCCACACCGGGGAGAAGCCATACATGTGCAACATCTGCGAGGTCCGCTTCACCAG GCAGGACAAGCTGAAGATCCACATGAGGAAGCACACGGGGGAGCGGCCCTATCTGTGCATCCACTGCAACGCCAAGTTCGTGCATAACTACGACCTCAAGAACCACATGCGCATCCACACGGGCGTGAGGCCCTACCAGTGCGAGTTCTGCTACAAGAGCTTCACGCGCTCCGACCACCTGCACCGCCACATCAAGCGCCAGAGCTGCCGCATGGCCCGGCCCCGGCGCGGCCGCAAGCCCGCGGCCTGGAGGGCCGCCAGCCTGCTCTTCGGGCCCGGCGGCCCGGCCCCGGAGAAAGCGGCCTTCGTGATGCCCCCCGCGCTGGGCGACGTGGGCGGCCACCTGGGCGGAGCCGCCATGTGCCTCCCGGGCCCCAGCCCCACCAAGCACTTCCTGGCCGCGCCCAAGGGCGCGCTGAGCCTGCAGGAGCTGGAGCGGCAGTTCGAGGAGACGCAGATGAAGCTGTTCGGGCGCGCCCAGCTCGAGGCCGAGCGGAACGCGGGGGGCCTCCTGGCCTTCGCGCTGGCCGAGAACGTGGCCGCCGCGCGGCCCTACTTCCCGCTGCCCGACCCCTGGGCCGCGGGCCTGGCCGGCCTCCCTGGGCTTGCCGGCCTCAACCACGTGGCCTCTATGTCTGAGGCCAACAACTAG
- the ZBTB7C gene encoding zinc finger and BTB domain-containing protein 7C isoform X3 — protein sequence MSLVTQRTRAPAENMANGIDELIGIPFPNHSSEVLCSLNEQRHDGLLCDVLLVVQEQEYRTHRSVLAACSKYFKKLFTAGTSASQPYVYEIDFVQPEALAAILEFAYTSTLTITASNVKHILNAARMLEIQCIVNVCLEIMEPGGDKEDDDDDEEDDDEDEEEEEEEEEDDDDDTEDFADQENLPDPQDISCHQSPSKSDHLSEKAYSDTPRDFPDSFQAGSPGHLGVIRDFSIESLLRENLYPKASLPDRRPSLSPFAPDFFPHLWPGDFGAFAQLPEQPMDSGPLDLVIKNRKIKEEEKEELPPPPAPPFPNDFFKDMFPDLPGGPLGPIKAENDYGAYLNFLSATHLGGLFPPWPLVEERKLKPKASQQCPICHKVIMGAGKLPRHMRTHTGEKPYMCNICEVRFTRQDKLKIHMRKHTGERPYLCIHCNAKFVHNYDLKNHMRIHTGVRPYQCEFCYKSFTRSDHLHRHIKRQSCRMARPRRGRKPAAWRAASLLFGPGGPAPEKAAFVMPPALGDVGGHLGGAAMCLPGPSPTKHFLAAPKGALSLQELERQFEETQMKLFGRAQLEAERNAGGLLAFALAENVAAARPYFPLPDPWAAGLAGLPGLAGLNHVASMSEANN from the exons GGCTCCGGCTGAGAACATGGCCAATGGCATTGACGAGCTGATCGGCATTCCCTTCCCCAACCACAGCAGCGAGGTCCTCTGCAGCCTAAACGAGCAGCGGCATGACGGGCTGCTGTGCGACGTGCTGCTGGTGGTGCAGGAGCAGGAATACCGCACCCACCGCTCAGTCCTGGCCGCCTGCAGCAAGTATTTCAAGAAGCTCTTCACGGCCGGCACCTCAGCCAGCCAGCCCTACGTCTACGAGATCGACTTCGTCCAGCCCGAGGCCCTGGCCGCCATCCTGGAGTTCGCCTACACCTCCACGCTCACCATCACCGCCTCCAACGTCAAGCACATCCTCAACGCCGCCAGGATGCTGGAGATCCAGTGCATCGTGAACGTGTGCCTGGAGATCATGGAGCCCGGGGGGGACAAGGAGGACGACGATGACGACGAGGAGGACGATGATGAGGacgaagaggaggaagaggaggaagaggaggacgaCGACGATGACACGGAGGATTTTGCTGATCAAGAAAACTTGCCTGACCCCCAGGACATCAGTTGCCACCAAAGCCCTTCCAAGTCGGACCACCTCTCGGAGAAGGCCTATTCGGACACTCCCAGGGACTTCCCCGACTCCTTCCAGGCCGGCAGCCCAGGCCACCTGGGCGTGATCCGGGACTTCTCCATCGAATCTCTGCTGAGGGAGAACTTGTACCCCAAAGCCAGCCTCCCCGACAGGAGACCCTCCTTATCTCCATTCGCCCCGGACTTCTTTCCACACCTCTGGCCAGGGGACTTCGGTGCCTTTGCCCAACTGCCGGAGCAGCCCATGGACAGTGGGCCCCTGGACCTGGTCATCAAGAACCGCAAGatcaaggaggaggagaaggaggagctgcccccacccccagcgccgCCCTTCCCCAACGACTTCTTCAAGGACATGTTCCCGGATCTTCCCGGGGGGCCGCTGGGCCCCATCAAGGCCGAGAATGACTACGGTGCCTATCTCAACTTCCTGAGCGCCACCCACCTGGGGGGCCTCTTCCCGCCCTGGCCGCTGGTGGAGGAGCGCAAGCTGAAGCCCAAGGCCTCTCAGCAGTGCCCCATCTGCCACAAAGTCATCATGGGGGCGGGGAAGCTGCCGCGGCACATGAGGACCCACACCGGGGAGAAGCCATACATGTGCAACATCTGCGAGGTCCGCTTCACCAG GCAGGACAAGCTGAAGATCCACATGAGGAAGCACACGGGGGAGCGGCCCTATCTGTGCATCCACTGCAACGCCAAGTTCGTGCATAACTACGACCTCAAGAACCACATGCGCATCCACACGGGCGTGAGGCCCTACCAGTGCGAGTTCTGCTACAAGAGCTTCACGCGCTCCGACCACCTGCACCGCCACATCAAGCGCCAGAGCTGCCGCATGGCCCGGCCCCGGCGCGGCCGCAAGCCCGCGGCCTGGAGGGCCGCCAGCCTGCTCTTCGGGCCCGGCGGCCCGGCCCCGGAGAAAGCGGCCTTCGTGATGCCCCCCGCGCTGGGCGACGTGGGCGGCCACCTGGGCGGAGCCGCCATGTGCCTCCCGGGCCCCAGCCCCACCAAGCACTTCCTGGCCGCGCCCAAGGGCGCGCTGAGCCTGCAGGAGCTGGAGCGGCAGTTCGAGGAGACGCAGATGAAGCTGTTCGGGCGCGCCCAGCTCGAGGCCGAGCGGAACGCGGGGGGCCTCCTGGCCTTCGCGCTGGCCGAGAACGTGGCCGCCGCGCGGCCCTACTTCCCGCTGCCCGACCCCTGGGCCGCGGGCCTGGCCGGCCTCCCTGGGCTTGCCGGCCTCAACCACGTGGCCTCTATGTCTGAGGCCAACAACTAG
- the ZBTB7C gene encoding zinc finger and BTB domain-containing protein 7C isoform X4: MANGIDELIGIPFPNHSSEVLCSLNEQRHDGLLCDVLLVVQEQEYRTHRSVLAACSKYFKKLFTAGTSASQPYVYEIDFVQPEALAAILEFAYTSTLTITASNVKHILNAARMLEIQCIVNVCLEIMEPGGDKEDDDDDEEDDDEDEEEEEEEEEDDDDDTEDFADQENLPDPQDISCHQSPSKSDHLSEKAYSDTPRDFPDSFQAGSPGHLGVIRDFSIESLLRENLYPKASLPDRRPSLSPFAPDFFPHLWPGDFGAFAQLPEQPMDSGPLDLVIKNRKIKEEEKEELPPPPAPPFPNDFFKDMFPDLPGGPLGPIKAENDYGAYLNFLSATHLGGLFPPWPLVEERKLKPKASQQCPICHKVIMGAGKLPRHMRTHTGEKPYMCNICEVRFTRQDKLKIHMRKHTGERPYLCIHCNAKFVHNYDLKNHMRIHTGVRPYQCEFCYKSFTRSDHLHRHIKRQSCRMARPRRGRKPAAWRAASLLFGPGGPAPEKAAFVMPPALGDVGGHLGGAAMCLPGPSPTKHFLAAPKGALSLQELERQFEETQMKLFGRAQLEAERNAGGLLAFALAENVAAARPYFPLPDPWAAGLAGLPGLAGLNHVASMSEANN; the protein is encoded by the exons ATGGCCAATGGCATTGACGAGCTGATCGGCATTCCCTTCCCCAACCACAGCAGCGAGGTCCTCTGCAGCCTAAACGAGCAGCGGCATGACGGGCTGCTGTGCGACGTGCTGCTGGTGGTGCAGGAGCAGGAATACCGCACCCACCGCTCAGTCCTGGCCGCCTGCAGCAAGTATTTCAAGAAGCTCTTCACGGCCGGCACCTCAGCCAGCCAGCCCTACGTCTACGAGATCGACTTCGTCCAGCCCGAGGCCCTGGCCGCCATCCTGGAGTTCGCCTACACCTCCACGCTCACCATCACCGCCTCCAACGTCAAGCACATCCTCAACGCCGCCAGGATGCTGGAGATCCAGTGCATCGTGAACGTGTGCCTGGAGATCATGGAGCCCGGGGGGGACAAGGAGGACGACGATGACGACGAGGAGGACGATGATGAGGacgaagaggaggaagaggaggaagaggaggacgaCGACGATGACACGGAGGATTTTGCTGATCAAGAAAACTTGCCTGACCCCCAGGACATCAGTTGCCACCAAAGCCCTTCCAAGTCGGACCACCTCTCGGAGAAGGCCTATTCGGACACTCCCAGGGACTTCCCCGACTCCTTCCAGGCCGGCAGCCCAGGCCACCTGGGCGTGATCCGGGACTTCTCCATCGAATCTCTGCTGAGGGAGAACTTGTACCCCAAAGCCAGCCTCCCCGACAGGAGACCCTCCTTATCTCCATTCGCCCCGGACTTCTTTCCACACCTCTGGCCAGGGGACTTCGGTGCCTTTGCCCAACTGCCGGAGCAGCCCATGGACAGTGGGCCCCTGGACCTGGTCATCAAGAACCGCAAGatcaaggaggaggagaaggaggagctgcccccacccccagcgccgCCCTTCCCCAACGACTTCTTCAAGGACATGTTCCCGGATCTTCCCGGGGGGCCGCTGGGCCCCATCAAGGCCGAGAATGACTACGGTGCCTATCTCAACTTCCTGAGCGCCACCCACCTGGGGGGCCTCTTCCCGCCCTGGCCGCTGGTGGAGGAGCGCAAGCTGAAGCCCAAGGCCTCTCAGCAGTGCCCCATCTGCCACAAAGTCATCATGGGGGCGGGGAAGCTGCCGCGGCACATGAGGACCCACACCGGGGAGAAGCCATACATGTGCAACATCTGCGAGGTCCGCTTCACCAG GCAGGACAAGCTGAAGATCCACATGAGGAAGCACACGGGGGAGCGGCCCTATCTGTGCATCCACTGCAACGCCAAGTTCGTGCATAACTACGACCTCAAGAACCACATGCGCATCCACACGGGCGTGAGGCCCTACCAGTGCGAGTTCTGCTACAAGAGCTTCACGCGCTCCGACCACCTGCACCGCCACATCAAGCGCCAGAGCTGCCGCATGGCCCGGCCCCGGCGCGGCCGCAAGCCCGCGGCCTGGAGGGCCGCCAGCCTGCTCTTCGGGCCCGGCGGCCCGGCCCCGGAGAAAGCGGCCTTCGTGATGCCCCCCGCGCTGGGCGACGTGGGCGGCCACCTGGGCGGAGCCGCCATGTGCCTCCCGGGCCCCAGCCCCACCAAGCACTTCCTGGCCGCGCCCAAGGGCGCGCTGAGCCTGCAGGAGCTGGAGCGGCAGTTCGAGGAGACGCAGATGAAGCTGTTCGGGCGCGCCCAGCTCGAGGCCGAGCGGAACGCGGGGGGCCTCCTGGCCTTCGCGCTGGCCGAGAACGTGGCCGCCGCGCGGCCCTACTTCCCGCTGCCCGACCCCTGGGCCGCGGGCCTGGCCGGCCTCCCTGGGCTTGCCGGCCTCAACCACGTGGCCTCTATGTCTGAGGCCAACAACTAG